The Streptomyces avermitilis MA-4680 = NBRC 14893 genome contains a region encoding:
- a CDS encoding MarR family winged helix-turn-helix transcriptional regulator, with product MHEDGNGAGRPVGTGLPGSGVDQGTGRKGDREFLSLERELTVFLRRARANQGEMAREVHPDLESAAYGLLVRLDECGRQRATALAAYIGVGKATMSRQLRALEDLGLVAREPDPADGRAWLVHLTEEGRRRVGRVREARRARYVSQLAHWDQREVAELARLLHQLNLGMEK from the coding sequence GTGCACGAGGACGGGAACGGCGCCGGGCGTCCGGTCGGAACCGGCTTGCCGGGGAGTGGTGTGGACCAGGGGACGGGCCGGAAAGGGGACCGCGAATTCCTGTCCCTGGAACGTGAGTTGACCGTTTTTCTGCGCCGCGCCCGCGCCAACCAGGGCGAGATGGCCCGCGAAGTCCACCCGGACCTGGAATCCGCCGCGTACGGACTCCTCGTGCGTCTGGACGAGTGCGGCCGCCAGCGGGCCACGGCACTCGCCGCCTACATCGGCGTCGGCAAGGCCACGATGTCCCGCCAGTTGCGCGCCCTGGAGGACCTCGGCCTGGTCGCCCGCGAACCGGACCCGGCCGACGGCCGCGCCTGGCTCGTCCACCTCACCGAGGAGGGCCGGCGGCGCGTCGGCCGGGTCCGGGAGGCCCGGCGGGCGCGCTACGTCAGCCAGCTCGCCCACTGGGACCAGCGCGAGGTCGCGGAACTGGCCCGGCTGCTGCACCAGTTGAATCTCGGTATGGAGAAGTAG
- a CDS encoding protein phosphatase 2C domain-containing protein, producing the protein MRTELVSESGDPARPNEDFAALALPASGQGGTLIVLDGVTPPRGEYGCLHSVPWFCARLGGALTELSVSRQDLALPEVLAHAIRATARAHADTCDLSHPRTPQATVVLARWSETVMEYLVLSDSVLLTEAPDGTVTAVLDDRLSRLPRTSLVTDAVADATVRNKEGGFFTAAADPSVAARAVTGTLDRGAVRALAALTDGATRWTEKFAEGDWKALFTVVRKEGGQALVDRVRALERADSERRVHLRRSKTHDDATVVFVEW; encoded by the coding sequence ATGCGTACTGAACTCGTCTCGGAATCCGGTGATCCGGCCCGCCCCAACGAGGACTTCGCCGCACTCGCGCTTCCGGCCTCAGGACAGGGCGGCACGCTGATCGTCCTGGACGGCGTGACGCCGCCGCGGGGGGAATACGGCTGTCTGCATTCCGTTCCGTGGTTCTGCGCACGCCTCGGCGGAGCACTGACCGAACTGTCCGTTTCCCGCCAAGATCTGGCGTTGCCGGAAGTCCTCGCGCACGCCATTCGCGCCACCGCGCGGGCCCACGCGGACACCTGTGACCTTTCTCACCCGCGCACACCGCAGGCGACCGTCGTCCTGGCCCGCTGGTCCGAGACCGTCATGGAGTATCTGGTCCTGTCGGACTCGGTACTGCTGACCGAGGCGCCGGACGGCACGGTCACCGCCGTCCTGGACGACCGCCTGTCCCGCCTGCCCCGCACGTCCCTCGTCACGGACGCCGTCGCCGACGCGACGGTCCGCAACAAGGAGGGCGGCTTCTTCACGGCGGCGGCGGACCCGTCGGTCGCGGCGCGCGCGGTGACCGGCACGCTGGACCGCGGCGCGGTCCGCGCGCTGGCCGCCCTGACGGACGGTGCGACCCGCTGGACGGAGAAGTTCGCCGAGGGCGACTGGAAGGCTCTGTTCACGGTCGTGCGCAAGGAGGGCGGACAGGCCCTGGTGGACCGGGTGCGGGCGCTGGAGCGCGCGGACAGCGAGCGGCGGGTGCACCTGCGCCGCAGCAAGACGCACGACGACGCGACGGTGGTGTTCGTGGAGTGGTGA
- a CDS encoding styrene monooxygenase/indole monooxygenase family protein, which translates to MRKILVVGAGQSGLQLALGLQSHGYEVTLMSNRTADEIRSGRVMSTQCMFDTALGHERDLQLNFWESQAPKIEGLGVSVAAPGSFDPGPSQRAIDWVGKLDGYAQSVDQRVKMAGWMETFAQRGGQLVIHGAAVSDLDYFSRAYDLVLVSAGKGELVSMFGRDASRSPYSEPQRALAVAYVHGLGPRPEHPDYDAVRCNLVPGVGELFVMPTLTTSGRADILFWEGIPGGPLDVFKGVNDPGEHLSLTLELMERFTPWEYARATKVELTDGNGTLAGRYAPTVRNPVGRLPGGGLVLGVADVVVANDPITGQGSNSASKCAAAYLASIVEHGEKEFDETWMRATFDRYWDTAQHVTKWTNAMLGVPPEHVLNLIGAAGALQPVANRFANGFDNPADFENFFYEPEKTEAYLASVAGS; encoded by the coding sequence ATGCGGAAGATACTCGTCGTCGGAGCCGGCCAGTCCGGACTCCAGCTCGCCCTCGGCCTCCAGTCGCACGGGTACGAGGTCACCCTGATGTCCAACCGGACGGCGGACGAGATCCGGTCGGGCCGGGTCATGTCGACCCAGTGCATGTTCGACACGGCGCTCGGGCACGAGCGTGATCTCCAGCTGAACTTCTGGGAGTCCCAGGCCCCGAAGATCGAAGGACTCGGCGTCTCGGTCGCGGCCCCCGGCTCCTTCGACCCCGGCCCCTCGCAGCGCGCCATCGACTGGGTCGGCAAGCTCGACGGGTACGCGCAGTCGGTGGACCAGCGGGTCAAGATGGCCGGCTGGATGGAGACGTTCGCGCAGCGCGGCGGCCAACTGGTCATCCACGGCGCGGCCGTCTCCGACCTCGACTACTTCTCCCGTGCCTACGACCTCGTGCTGGTGTCGGCGGGCAAGGGCGAGCTGGTGTCGATGTTCGGCCGCGACGCCTCGCGCTCGCCGTACAGCGAGCCGCAGCGCGCCCTCGCGGTCGCCTACGTCCACGGCCTGGGCCCGCGCCCCGAGCACCCCGACTACGACGCGGTCCGCTGCAACCTCGTCCCCGGCGTCGGCGAACTCTTCGTGATGCCGACCCTCACCACCTCCGGCCGCGCGGACATCCTGTTCTGGGAGGGCATCCCCGGTGGCCCGCTCGACGTCTTCAAGGGCGTCAACGACCCGGGCGAGCACCTCTCCCTGACCCTGGAACTCATGGAACGCTTCACGCCGTGGGAGTACGCGCGGGCCACCAAGGTCGAACTGACCGACGGGAACGGCACGCTGGCCGGGCGGTACGCCCCCACCGTCCGCAACCCGGTCGGCCGGCTGCCCGGCGGTGGCCTGGTCCTGGGCGTGGCGGACGTGGTCGTGGCGAACGACCCGATCACGGGCCAGGGCTCCAACTCGGCGTCCAAGTGCGCGGCCGCGTACCTCGCGTCCATCGTGGAGCACGGTGAGAAGGAGTTCGACGAGACCTGGATGCGGGCGACGTTCGACCGCTACTGGGACACGGCTCAGCACGTGACGAAGTGGACGAACGCGATGCTCGGCGTCCCGCCGGAGCACGTCCTGAACCTGATCGGTGCCGCGGGCGCCCTCCAGCCGGTGGCCAATCGTTTCGCCAACGGCTTCGACAATCCGGCGGACTTCGAGAACTTCTTCTACGAGCCGGAGAAGACGGAGGCGTACCTGGCCTCGGTGGCCGGGAGCTGA
- a CDS encoding roadblock/LC7 domain-containing protein produces the protein MTAPSTFGLSSEARNLHWLLTNLVEEVPGLLSVAVVSSDGLLLLSSDPGRNAEARAGLEGRPKGPRGSSADLATIVSGIGSLTIGAAKLMDSGAVKHTMVAMDEGSVFVMSISDGSLLGVHGSADCDMSVVAYHMALFVGRAGHVLTPELRSELRKSLEDESTGSAR, from the coding sequence TTGACCGCGCCCAGTACCTTCGGCCTGAGCAGCGAAGCCCGCAATCTGCACTGGCTGCTGACGAACCTCGTCGAGGAGGTGCCGGGGCTGCTGTCGGTCGCGGTCGTCTCCTCCGACGGCCTGCTGCTGCTCTCCTCCGACCCCGGGCGGAACGCGGAGGCACGGGCGGGCCTGGAGGGCAGGCCCAAGGGCCCGCGAGGCTCCTCCGCCGACCTCGCCACCATCGTCTCCGGCATCGGCAGCCTCACCATCGGCGCCGCGAAGCTGATGGACTCCGGAGCCGTCAAGCACACGATGGTCGCGATGGACGAGGGCAGCGTCTTCGTCATGTCGATCAGCGACGGTTCACTGCTCGGCGTGCACGGCTCCGCGGACTGCGACATGAGCGTGGTGGCGTACCACATGGCGCTCTTCGTCGGCCGGGCCGGACATGTGCTGACGCCCGAACTCCGCAGCGAGCTTCGGAAATCACTGGAGGACGAGTCGACCGGGAGTGCCCGATGA
- a CDS encoding GTP-binding protein: MDSVVSDVSDLVEPDEELKAWQTDRTRAPIATKIVVAGGFGAGKTTLVTAVSEITPLQTEALMTQASEDTDDLTGTPDKLTTTVAMDFGRITLDDDLVLYLFGTPGQQRFWFMWDDLVRGAIGAVVLADTRRLSDCFPALDYFESCGLPYVVAVNHFDGSEKFEPEDVREALTVPAHIPVMIMDARRRISVIETLLALVGHALEVSPE; the protein is encoded by the coding sequence GTGGACTCCGTCGTCTCTGACGTCTCTGATCTCGTCGAACCGGACGAGGAGTTGAAGGCCTGGCAGACGGACCGCACGCGCGCCCCGATCGCCACGAAGATCGTGGTGGCGGGCGGCTTCGGCGCCGGCAAGACCACGCTGGTCACCGCCGTCTCGGAGATCACGCCTCTCCAGACGGAGGCGCTGATGACCCAGGCCAGTGAGGACACCGACGACCTGACGGGGACGCCGGACAAGCTCACCACCACGGTGGCCATGGACTTCGGCCGCATCACGCTCGACGACGACCTGGTGCTCTACCTCTTCGGCACGCCGGGCCAGCAGCGGTTCTGGTTCATGTGGGACGACCTGGTGCGCGGCGCGATCGGCGCGGTCGTCCTCGCCGACACCCGCCGCCTGTCCGACTGCTTCCCCGCGCTCGACTACTTCGAGAGCTGCGGACTGCCGTACGTCGTGGCGGTCAACCACTTCGACGGCAGCGAGAAGTTCGAGCCGGAGGATGTGCGCGAAGCCCTCACCGTGCCTGCACACATACCTGTCATGATCATGGACGCGCGTCGCCGGATCTCGGTCATCGAGACCCTGCTGGCCCTGGTCGGCCACGCGCTGGAAGTAAGCCCGGAATAG
- a CDS encoding lysozyme — protein MSVHRSGTAHRPRLLAAGILLAAFSLLFTHPAPAATTPARGSAYMGMGVLAHDGRNGTPSTGDATQTEGVDVSSHQGNVAWSTLWSSGVKWAYAKASEGTYYTNPYFAQQYNGSYAVGMIRGAYHFATPDTTTGATQADYFVDNGGGWSRDGRTLPGALDIEWNPYGAACYGKSQSAMVSWISSFLTRYKARTGRDAVIYTATSWWTQCTGDYGGFGTADPLWIARYASDPGTLPAGWSYYTMWQYTSSGPTVGDHDKFNGALDRVQALANG, from the coding sequence ATGTCCGTGCACAGATCCGGAACGGCCCACCGCCCACGCCTGCTCGCGGCAGGCATCCTGCTCGCCGCGTTCTCCCTCCTGTTCACCCACCCGGCTCCGGCGGCCACCACCCCCGCCCGCGGCTCCGCCTACATGGGCATGGGAGTCCTGGCCCACGACGGCCGGAACGGCACCCCCAGCACCGGTGACGCCACCCAGACGGAAGGGGTGGACGTCTCCAGCCACCAGGGCAACGTCGCCTGGTCGACCCTGTGGAGCAGCGGGGTCAAGTGGGCCTACGCCAAGGCGTCGGAGGGCACGTACTACACGAACCCGTACTTCGCCCAGCAGTACAACGGCTCGTACGCCGTGGGCATGATCCGCGGCGCGTACCACTTCGCCACCCCCGACACCACGACCGGCGCCACCCAGGCCGACTACTTCGTCGACAACGGCGGCGGCTGGTCCCGCGACGGCAGGACGCTGCCGGGTGCGCTGGACATCGAGTGGAATCCGTACGGCGCCGCCTGCTACGGCAAGTCGCAGAGCGCCATGGTCAGCTGGATCAGCAGCTTCCTCACCCGGTACAAGGCGCGTACCGGACGGGACGCCGTGATCTACACGGCCACCAGCTGGTGGACCCAGTGCACCGGCGACTACGGCGGCTTCGGCACCGCCGACCCGCTGTGGATCGCCCGCTACGCCTCCGACCCGGGCACGCTTCCGGCGGGCTGGTCGTACTACACGATGTGGCAGTACACGTCGTCCGGACCGACGGTCGGCGACCACGACAAGTTCAACGGAGCACTGGACCGGGTGCAAGCGCTGGCGAACGGCTGA
- a CDS encoding C40 family peptidase: MSGRLLRLVCTAAMTAGALLSPGQATAAPPPDPDSTATAPDTTETAPDTTATAPDTTETAPDPTATAPGSAGPDVSDATSMGRLLTDLQRLYRQAEQATESHNATTEKLRRQQAEVARLDRQLTQARLSLQDSHGAVGRLARQQYQGSTGISPYVRLLLARDPQHALEEGHVIGQLAQARAKTVERLTGNEQRSDRLAREARAALDRQLTLAERQKKERDDVQGRLDQVEARLATLSTDQRAELVEFEKNGEAQAQRKFVASGSLSSARIPSRQGDKALRYAVQQLGKPYEWGAEGPKSYDCSGLTSQAWAHAGRAIPRTSQGQWAALPHVPLKKLRPGDLVIYFPEATHVALYLGNGMVVQAPRPGSQVKVSPIAANPVLGAVRPDPRAKPLRHYAPLALPGTTAKEPALPEVPAKGRGGPKGHGAVPHVVPPPGHTVAPPRGHAVAPPRGHAVVPPRGHARPQPARARV; encoded by the coding sequence GTGTCAGGAAGGTTGCTGCGACTGGTATGTACGGCGGCGATGACGGCCGGCGCACTGCTGTCCCCCGGGCAAGCGACGGCGGCCCCGCCCCCGGACCCCGACTCTACGGCGACCGCTCCGGACACCACGGAGACCGCTCCGGACACCACGGCGACGGCACCGGACACCACGGAGACGGCTCCCGACCCCACCGCGACCGCTCCCGGTTCCGCGGGCCCCGACGTCTCCGACGCCACCTCCATGGGACGCCTCCTGACGGATCTTCAGCGGCTGTACCGGCAGGCCGAGCAGGCCACCGAGAGCCACAACGCCACCACGGAGAAGCTGAGGCGGCAGCAGGCCGAGGTCGCGCGCCTGGACAGGCAGCTCACCCAGGCCCGCCTCTCCCTCCAGGACAGCCACGGCGCCGTGGGCCGGCTCGCCCGGCAGCAGTACCAGGGCAGCACCGGCATCTCCCCCTACGTACGCCTGCTGCTGGCCCGCGATCCGCAGCACGCCCTCGAAGAGGGCCATGTGATCGGGCAGTTGGCGCAGGCGCGGGCCAAGACGGTGGAGCGGCTGACCGGGAACGAGCAGCGCAGCGACCGGCTGGCCCGCGAGGCCCGGGCGGCGCTCGACCGGCAGCTCACCCTCGCCGAGCGTCAGAAGAAGGAACGGGACGACGTCCAGGGACGGCTCGACCAGGTCGAGGCACGGCTCGCCACGCTCAGCACGGACCAGCGCGCCGAGCTGGTCGAGTTCGAGAAGAACGGGGAGGCCCAGGCGCAGCGGAAGTTCGTGGCGTCGGGCTCGCTGAGCAGCGCTCGCATCCCCTCGCGGCAGGGCGACAAGGCCCTGCGCTATGCCGTGCAGCAGCTCGGAAAGCCGTACGAATGGGGCGCCGAGGGGCCGAAGTCGTACGACTGCTCGGGCCTGACCTCGCAGGCCTGGGCGCACGCGGGCCGCGCCATCCCCCGCACCAGCCAGGGACAGTGGGCCGCGCTGCCGCACGTCCCGCTGAAGAAACTGCGCCCCGGAGACCTGGTGATCTACTTCCCCGAGGCCACGCATGTGGCCCTGTACCTCGGGAACGGGATGGTGGTCCAGGCGCCCAGACCGGGAAGCCAGGTCAAGGTGTCCCCCATCGCGGCGAACCCGGTACTGGGCGCGGTCCGCCCGGACCCGCGGGCCAAGCCCCTGAGGCACTACGCCCCGCTGGCGCTCCCCGGAACCACCGCGAAGGAGCCCGCCCTTCCCGAGGTCCCCGCGAAGGGCAGGGGCGGCCCGAAGGGACACGGGGCCGTACCCCATGTGGTTCCGCCGCCCGGGCACACCGTGGCTCCGCCGCGCGGGCACGCCGTGGCTCCGCCGCGCGGGCACGCCGTGGTTCCGCCGCGCGGGCACGCCCGGCCGCAGCCGGCCCGCGCCCGCGTCTGA
- a CDS encoding DUF742 domain-containing protein: protein MSTSDKSSANKLPVRGGGRKPARVRPYSLTGGRTRFGHVLLVETFVAALEAPAERRELTNGSLNTRVMPEMRAIVELCRRMRTVAEIAALLRMPLGVVRVLLSDLADQGKIRVYGTGHGPGQPDRALLERVLSGLRRL, encoded by the coding sequence ATGAGTACGAGCGACAAGTCCTCCGCGAACAAGCTCCCGGTCCGCGGTGGCGGCCGCAAGCCCGCCCGCGTACGCCCCTACTCGCTCACCGGCGGCCGCACCCGTTTCGGCCACGTCCTGCTCGTCGAGACCTTCGTGGCCGCACTGGAGGCCCCGGCTGAGCGGCGCGAACTCACCAATGGTTCACTCAACACCCGAGTGATGCCCGAGATGCGGGCCATCGTCGAGCTCTGCCGCCGTATGCGCACGGTGGCGGAGATCGCCGCGCTGCTGAGGATGCCGCTCGGCGTGGTCCGTGTGCTCCTCAGCGACCTCGCGGACCAGGGAAAGATCCGTGTGTACGGAACCGGTCATGGCCCCGGACAGCCTGACCGCGCTCTGCTGGAAAGGGTGCTGAGTGGACTCCGTCGTCTCTGA
- a CDS encoding nitrate- and nitrite sensing domain-containing protein → MRAPVQKTRPRRTGKQTAPEEGASSESAGKGRAAHVRNRLIIAVAVVAAAVAGAGAPSVVAASGQLNDSQNLVTLTGQTQQALTLAHSLADERDEVTSYVAAGRPKSKAPAEQQSARVDRQVEEVRADPDAPTALRKDLDAIDAVRRAALTGKSTALEAHQAYSATITELHALAEELAERLPPRAGSGAHALAELDGAVQQSAAARGLLLAALNIPRSTQTTINPATGLPTTSDSSSAADTKQRDALTAAAQQAAVRSDAAIADFRDTAPQAARASYDSTVNGPEVASAEKYLAGLTDQPTLSDSELGISVKKLDAALSARVELMRGVESSLYEHRGKDLAQLRDDDVTALEIRVALLGALILVTLGIATAMARTLTRPLSVLRRGSARLAADPAAEEPVKFTGRNDEFAQVVRSVNALHAHAVALHERQTTLEADRKHLIGQRQTMADDREQLRAEIATATAHLEQVRQSIHGTFVNLALRTLGLVERQLAVIEGLEEREQDADRLATLFKLDHFATVMRRHSENLLVLAGAEHVQQHAGPVPLVDIVRAAVSEIERYERVRIAALPPHAHLVGFAADDLSHLVAELLENATSFSPPDVSVEVSGWLLENGEVMLSVQDEGIGMTTERMRQLNSRLADFDPEDAYDQESGEGLGLGLYVVARLAHRLGVRVQLREQKQGGVAAVVVLPGTLLASAPEAVVSTTGPLAGGAASLSLPGADAEANSNVLYARSTVAVPDSTAAEQDSPDSLDSPDSPDSTAVVPEPAAGEDPLIAAAERAVRERDEDAVTGESAGREPEPEPEQVPEPTSPETTMELLAPVPAAEEPAPAAGLPARTATDPFAIGPDAHERTVDEGEAPSAAEEPGTPRLTAKGLPKRTPKISAPAPVPRQRPGGVDAEALRRRLGGFHQGARSGQRVIEAEIAEKTAETKAPTDRPADRSTGRPTDRPAPEHTAPHGTAQDVEASGGTVEEASS, encoded by the coding sequence ATGCGAGCACCGGTGCAGAAGACGCGGCCTCGGCGCACAGGCAAGCAGACGGCCCCCGAAGAGGGCGCCTCGTCCGAGTCCGCGGGCAAGGGTCGTGCTGCTCATGTGCGCAATCGGCTCATCATCGCCGTCGCCGTGGTCGCGGCCGCCGTCGCGGGGGCCGGCGCCCCCTCGGTCGTCGCGGCCTCCGGCCAACTGAACGACTCCCAGAACCTGGTGACGCTCACCGGACAGACCCAGCAGGCGCTCACCCTCGCCCACTCCCTGGCCGACGAGCGCGACGAGGTCACCTCCTACGTGGCCGCCGGGCGCCCCAAGTCCAAGGCCCCCGCCGAGCAGCAGAGCGCCCGCGTCGACCGGCAGGTCGAGGAAGTGCGCGCGGACCCTGACGCGCCCACCGCGCTGCGCAAGGACCTCGACGCCATCGACGCCGTACGCAGAGCGGCGCTCACCGGCAAGAGCACCGCTCTCGAAGCGCATCAGGCGTACTCGGCCACCATCACCGAACTCCACGCCCTCGCCGAGGAGCTGGCCGAGCGACTGCCGCCCCGCGCGGGCTCCGGCGCCCACGCCCTCGCCGAACTCGACGGCGCCGTCCAGCAGTCCGCCGCCGCCCGCGGTCTGCTGCTGGCCGCCCTGAACATCCCGCGCTCCACCCAGACCACGATCAACCCGGCGACCGGTCTGCCGACCACCAGCGACAGCTCCTCGGCCGCCGACACCAAGCAGCGCGACGCCCTGACCGCCGCCGCCCAGCAGGCCGCCGTCCGCTCCGACGCCGCGATCGCCGACTTCCGTGACACCGCGCCCCAGGCCGCCCGCGCCTCGTACGACTCCACGGTCAACGGCCCCGAGGTCGCCTCCGCCGAGAAGTACCTCGCCGGCCTCACCGACCAGCCCACCCTCTCCGACTCCGAACTCGGCATCAGCGTCAAGAAGCTCGACGCGGCCCTGTCCGCCCGTGTCGAGCTGATGCGCGGCGTCGAGTCGTCCCTCTACGAGCACCGCGGCAAGGACCTCGCCCAGCTGCGCGACGACGACGTCACCGCGCTGGAGATCCGCGTCGCCCTGCTCGGCGCCCTGATACTGGTCACCCTCGGCATCGCGACCGCCATGGCCCGCACGCTCACCCGACCGCTCTCCGTCCTGCGCCGCGGTTCCGCCCGCCTCGCCGCCGACCCGGCCGCCGAGGAACCGGTCAAGTTCACCGGTCGGAACGACGAGTTCGCCCAGGTGGTGCGTTCCGTCAACGCGCTGCACGCGCACGCCGTCGCCCTGCACGAGCGGCAGACCACCCTCGAGGCGGACCGCAAGCACCTCATCGGGCAGCGGCAGACGATGGCCGACGACCGGGAGCAGCTGCGCGCCGAGATCGCGACGGCCACCGCCCACCTGGAGCAGGTCCGGCAGAGCATTCACGGCACCTTCGTCAACCTCGCCCTGCGCACCCTCGGCCTCGTCGAGCGCCAGCTCGCCGTCATCGAGGGCCTGGAGGAGCGTGAACAGGACGCGGACCGGCTGGCCACGCTCTTCAAGCTCGACCACTTCGCCACGGTCATGCGCCGCCACAGCGAGAACCTCCTCGTCCTGGCCGGTGCCGAGCACGTACAGCAGCACGCGGGCCCGGTCCCGCTCGTCGACATCGTCCGCGCCGCGGTCAGCGAGATCGAGCGGTACGAGCGCGTCCGCATCGCGGCGCTGCCGCCGCACGCGCACCTGGTCGGCTTCGCCGCCGACGACCTCTCGCACCTGGTCGCGGAACTCCTGGAGAACGCCACGTCGTTCTCACCGCCGGACGTCTCCGTCGAGGTCTCGGGCTGGCTCCTGGAGAACGGCGAGGTGATGCTCTCCGTGCAGGACGAGGGCATCGGCATGACCACCGAGCGGATGCGCCAGCTCAACTCCCGGCTCGCGGACTTCGATCCGGAGGACGCCTACGACCAGGAGAGCGGCGAGGGCCTCGGCCTCGGTCTGTACGTGGTGGCCCGCCTCGCTCACCGGCTCGGCGTCCGCGTGCAGCTGCGCGAGCAGAAGCAGGGTGGTGTCGCCGCGGTCGTCGTGCTGCCCGGGACACTGCTGGCCTCGGCCCCCGAGGCCGTCGTGTCCACCACCGGACCGCTGGCCGGCGGCGCCGCCTCACTGTCACTGCCGGGCGCCGACGCGGAGGCCAACTCCAACGTCCTGTACGCCCGCTCGACGGTCGCCGTACCGGACTCCACGGCCGCCGAACAGGACTCCCCGGATTCCCTGGATTCCCCGGATTCTCCGGACTCCACGGCCGTCGTGCCGGAGCCCGCGGCCGGCGAGGACCCGTTGATCGCGGCGGCCGAGCGGGCGGTGCGGGAGCGTGACGAGGACGCCGTAACGGGAGAAAGCGCCGGACGCGAGCCGGAGCCCGAGCCCGAGCAGGTGCCCGAGCCCACGTCCCCCGAGACCACGATGGAGCTGCTGGCCCCGGTACCCGCGGCCGAGGAACCCGCCCCGGCCGCCGGGCTGCCCGCGCGGACCGCCACCGACCCCTTCGCCATCGGGCCCGACGCCCACGAGCGCACTGTCGACGAGGGGGAGGCGCCGTCCGCGGCCGAGGAACCCGGCACCCCCCGCCTCACCGCCAAGGGTCTCCCCAAGCGCACCCCCAAGATCTCCGCTCCCGCTCCGGTACCGCGCCAGCGGCCCGGCGGGGTCGACGCCGAGGCCCTGCGCCGCAGGCTCGGCGGCTTCCACCAGGGCGCCAGGAGCGGTCAGCGCGTCATCGAGGCCGAGATCGCCGAGAAGACGGCCGAGACGAAGGCGCCCACGGACCGGCCCGCGGACCGGTCCACGGGCCGGCCCACTGATCGGCCGGCACCCGAGCACACCGCACCACACGGCACCGCACAGGACGTAGAAGCATCGGGGGGCACTGTCGAGGAGGCAAGCAGTTGA
- a CDS encoding TetR/AcrR family transcriptional regulator, protein MTSQAPPPAYRRLSVEERRSQLLEAALALFAHRAPEEVSLDDVAEAAGVSRPLVYRYFPGGKQQLYEAALRSAAEELEQCFAEPPQGPLSRRLGRALDRYLAFVDQHDTGFSALLQGGSVVETSRTTAIVDGVRRAAAEHILDHLEVREPGPRLRMTVRMWITAVEAASLIWLDEEKNPPLDELRDWLVEQFVACLAATAGRDAQTADVLRAALATEPADGAAGELVRRVLPVLGDATHLL, encoded by the coding sequence ATGACGTCGCAGGCCCCACCCCCCGCATACCGCCGGCTCAGCGTCGAGGAACGGCGCAGTCAGCTTCTGGAGGCCGCGCTGGCGCTCTTCGCGCACCGTGCGCCCGAGGAGGTCTCGCTGGACGACGTCGCGGAGGCCGCCGGGGTGTCACGGCCGCTCGTCTACCGGTACTTCCCCGGCGGCAAGCAGCAGCTGTACGAGGCCGCCCTGCGGTCCGCCGCCGAGGAGCTGGAGCAGTGCTTCGCGGAGCCGCCGCAGGGGCCCCTGTCCCGACGGCTCGGCCGGGCACTCGACCGCTATCTCGCCTTCGTCGACCAGCACGACACCGGTTTCAGCGCCCTGCTCCAGGGCGGAAGCGTCGTCGAGACCTCCCGGACCACCGCGATCGTGGACGGGGTGCGGCGGGCCGCCGCCGAGCACATCCTCGACCACCTGGAGGTGCGGGAGCCCGGCCCGCGGCTGCGGATGACCGTCCGGATGTGGATCACCGCCGTCGAGGCGGCCTCGCTCATCTGGCTCGACGAGGAGAAGAACCCGCCGCTGGACGAGTTGCGGGACTGGCTCGTCGAGCAGTTCGTGGCCTGTCTGGCGGCCACCGCGGGACGGGACGCCCAGACCGCCGACGTCCTGCGCGCGGCGCTGGCGACGGAGCCGGCCGACGGGGCCGCGGGCGAACTGGTCCGGCGGGTGCTGCCCGTGCTCGGCGACGCCACCCACCTGCTGTGA